A single Cannabis sativa cultivar Pink pepper isolate KNU-18-1 chromosome 7, ASM2916894v1, whole genome shotgun sequence DNA region contains:
- the LOC115696520 gene encoding uncharacterized protein LOC115696520 — translation MSMVSNFISQGCWNEPLVRQWFQEDDAKRILNITLPNTPCEDTWLWLPENNGRFSIKSAYKLIKNLDSMAHGDRKWRLIWGAKIHERLKMLWWKILANGLTTKDRLSLFIPSIDSSCSLCRGEMETSMHLFWSCNFARAVWFGCCWQFRTTTNHFDCWESWLDWFSMEPHRPQSIQLNLFLGGAAVIFESIWRERNNISHGGSATPIGSILQHINTRIGEILEDLRPQVAELKAWLPPPPGWVMCNSDVSISNSQAAGAVVFRNEAGVFINCITFRLTVCDPLLGETMTICKGAEEAIKQGFRKVIFQSDCCNSVSALKAKMQDIGSLNFNIQELVLNFNRLKDSFTHSEVSWIPRNFNGVADSVAKWANLNNSFGRFDLSLENSPLRSVLSELDDLNSPYPYSNC, via the coding sequence ATGAGCATGGTCAGTAACTTCATTTCCCAAGGCTGCTGGAATGAACCTCTAGTCCGACAATGGTTCCAGGAAGATGATGCTAAACGCATACTCAATATCACTCTTCCTAACACACCTTGTGAAGACACATGGCTCTGGCTCCCGGAGAACAATGGGCGCTTCTCCATTAAATCGGCCTATAAGTTGATCAAGAACTTGGATTCTATGGCGCATGGAGACAGGAAATGGAGATTAATTTGGGGAGCCAAGATCCACGAGAGATTGAAAATGTTATGGTGGAAAATTCTTGCTAATGGTCTTACCACCAAAGATAGATTGAGTCTTTTTATCCCCTCAATTGACTCTAGCTGCTCCCTTTGCCGTGGCGAGATGGAAACTTCAATGCATCTATTTTGGAGCTGCAATTTCGCTAGAGCAGTCTGGTTTGGTTGCTGCTGGCAGTTCCGAACTACCACGAACCACTTTGATTGCTGGGAAAGTTGGCTCGATTGGTTCTCGATGGAACCCCATAGACCACAGTCAATCCAACTTAACCTGTTCCTAGGAGGGGCTGCTGTAATCTTTGAGAGTATATGGCGCGAGAGGAATAACATTTCTCATGGAGGCTCTGCTACTCCCATTGGTTCCATCCTCCAGCATATAAATACAAGAATTGGCGAGATCTTGGAGGACTTAAGGCCTCAGGTTGCGGAGTTGAAAGCGTGGCTCCCCCCACCTCCGGGCTGGGTTATGTGCAATTCGGACGTCTCCATTAGCAACTCCCAAGCAGCCGGAGCTGTTGTGTTCAGAAATGAAGCTGGTGTCTTCATTAACTGCATCACCTTCCGCCTCACTGTCTGCGATCCGCTTCTCGGAGAGACAATGACGATCTGCAAGGGAGCGGAGGAGGCAATTAAGCAGGGATTCCGGAAAGTTATCTTCCAAAGCGATTGCTGCAATTCAGTTTCGGCTCTGAAGGCTAAGATGCAGGACATTGGATCACTCAACTTCAACATTCAGGAGCTGGTACTAAACTTCAATCGTTTAAAGGACAGCTTCACTCACTCGGAAGTCTCTTGGATCCCCAGGAACTTCAATGGTGTGGCCGATTCAGTGGCCAAATGGGCGAATCTCAACAACTCTTTTGGGCGTTTTGATTTGTCCCTCGAGAATAGTCCCTTACGCTCGGTTCTCTCTGAGCTTGATGACTTGAATtctccctatccttattctaaTTGTTAG